TTCCATCCGTTGCTCTCCCGGCGGAATCGGCTGCTGGCCGGCCGAGCCGTCCCCTTTCCAGATGACCCGGTAAAACATGACCCGAACTTCGTGGCGGGTCCTCTCCGGATTCAACGGCCTCGTAATCAACGTCGCGGCGATTTTTTGATGGAGATCGACGGGAATGACGATCGGAGGTTGCTGCACCAACACCAGCGCGGAGCTGAACAGAAAAATAAAAAAGCGGCTGATGTCCTGGCCGTGCTCCCGCGCGCTCCGTTCCTTCGTCGCCCGCAGAAACCCCACCTCCCGCGCGCTTTCCTCGATTTGGAATCCCAGGTCTTGCAACACGGCCGCCGAGGCGGACAGGAGTTCCGTCTCGTCTTTGGTCTCGAAGAGACGGGTCTGCATGGCCCTGTGGGCAGGGCTCTCCGCAGTCAATTGAAAGAATTCGGCGGGTTGCGTCTGAGGGACGCAACCCATCAGGTGGCCGGCCAGGACCGCCCCCCCGACCATTGTTTCCCATCGCCCCTTCGTCATGAGCCGGTCCGCCTAGAACTGCGTATAATTGTAGGCGAAGTCGCGCACCTTTTTGTCTTCGTCATATTTGATGATGATGGTGAGGGTCCGCTGCCGCTGGGAGCTGGAGCTGTCGCGCGCGCTGGTTCCGAGAATAATGAGGCCCGCGAAGGACGACCTGGCCGTGTCAACCCGGTCGGTGGAAACCTTGTCGTAGATCCACACCTCCCGGCGCTTCTCATCGGTCGTCACGATGTTGGGGCTTCCCAGCAATTCCGCGACTTGCGAAGCCGGCATGCCGACCTTGATCTCCCCCTGCACTTTGCCGACGGTCAACCGGTCTTCTTTGATCTCCGCCGTACCGCCCCCGCAGCCGGCCGCCATCGCCACACACACACCCAGCGCCACCCATAGCCTTTTCATCGAACGTCCCTCCTCGCGTTGTGCGTCACGGTCTCCGCCGGATGGCCGGCTCCGCTTTTTTACGGGGAAGCTTACACGTTCCGGACGGAGAAATCACCCGATCGGTTCCGCGTTTCTTCAGGCAGGCTCTTCGTCGTCCTCGTGATGGTCGCCGTACGGAGAAGGGATCCCATAACGTTTGCATTTCTCCCAGAGCGCCTTGCGCGACAGACCTAGCACCTTGGACGCCGTCGTCCGGCTTCCCTCGACCCGCTCCAAAACGGAGACGATGTATTCCTTTTCAAATTGCTCGCGCGCCGCCGCGAGCGGCATCAACGGTCTGTGGGCGGCTTGCTTGCCACCGGTCAATCCTTCGTTGCAAAAGCCGCACGACTCTTGCGGGGGGCCGCCAAGATAGGGACAGGACTGAAAGCCGCAGAGATCGGTCGGCTCAATCACCTGGCGCTCATGGCCTAAGGCCACCGCCCGCTCGACGATGTTTTCCAGCTCGCGCACGTTTCCCGGATAGGAATATCGCAGCAACAGCTCGCGGGCTGCCGGCGAGAACCCCTTGAGCTTTTTGTTCAGTTTGGCGGCGCAGGTTTCGATGACGTGCTCCGCAATGAGCATGATGTCTTCCCGCCGTTCCCGGAGCGGCGGAATCACGATTTGCACCACGTTCAGCCGATAAAACAGATCGTCGCGAAACCGACCCTGGGCGACCTCTTTGCGAAGATCCTTTTGGGTGGCGCACACCAATCGGACGTCGGCGTCGATGGTGTCGTTACCTCCGACCCGCTCGAACTTCCTCTCCTGAAGCACTCGCAGCAACTTCACCTGGACCACCGGCGACAGTTCCCCGATTTCATCCAGGAACAACGTCCCCCGATGGGCCAATTCAAATCGCCCTCGTCGCTGGCGGAGGGCGCCGGTGAAGGCGCCTTTCTCGTGGCCGAACAGCTCGGCCTCCAGCAACGTTTCCGGCAGGGCGGCGCAACTCACCTTGATCAACGGGCCGTCCCGCCGCGGACTGTTCTGATGCACCGCATTGGCGACCAGTTCCTTCCCCGTTCCGCTTTCGCCCAGAATCAATACCGTCGAATCGGTCGCCGCGACCAGCTTGATCTTTTCCAAGACCGCCCGCATCCGGCTGTTGGCTCCCAGAATGCCGCCGAAGCTGAACTTGTTCTCCAACGTCGCCTTGAGGTCCTCGTTTTCTCGCCGCAGCATCACGACGCGCGCGATCCGCTCGATGATCAACAACAGTTCGTCCATCTGGAACGGTTTGGTGACGTAGTCCGCCGCTCCCAGTTTCATCGCCCCCACCGCCGTTTCCACGGAACCGTGCGCGGTGATGACCACCACCTCCGTTTCAGAACTCCGATCCTTGGCCGCTTTCAGGACGGTCAGCCCGTCGCAGCCGGGCAGCCGGAGATCGGTGATCACCACGTCGAACCGTCTCTGCCCGACGGCCTCGACACCCTCCATCCCGGACGAAGCCGTCTGCACATCGTATCCGACGGCCTCCAGCGCATCCACCATCGAGAGCCGAATCAACGGCTCATCGTCCACCAGCAGGATCGAGAGTCCTTTCACGGAGCCCGCTCCACCAACGAATGATCGCGCGATACCGGCAAGCACAGCGTGAACGTGGTCCCCTTGCCGACCTCGCTGTCCACCAAAATTCTGCCGCCGTGCCGTTCGACGATGCCCAGATTGACGGACAGGCCCAATCCCGTCCCTTCGCCCTCGCCTTTCGTCGTAAAGAAGGGATCGAACACACGGGGGAGGATGGACGGAGGGATGCCGGAGCCGGTATCGCGGACTTCGACTCGGCAGACTCCCTCGGCGATCGAGGTCCGAATGGTCAAGACGCCTCCGTTCTTCATCGCCTGAACGGCGTTCAAGATCAGATTCATCAATACCTGTTCGATCATATGGCTGTCCACCATCACGTTGGGCAAGCCGAGCCCCAACTCGGTCTCCAGCGCGATGCGGTTGGGAGCGAACAGGTGGGTGGTCAGCGTCAACACCCGCTCGACAATCTGGTTGATGTCGGCCGGACTGAATTCAGGCTCGTGCTGTTGGGAGAAATCCAATAACTGCCGAACGATCTTCTGCACCCGCCTGACGCCGTGCTCCATGGAGGCCCAGTACTCCTCTTGCCGGGCCGGGGAAATGCCGCCTTTTCTCAGGTTGTAAAGGCAGTTGAGGATGCCTCCGAGGGGATTGTTGATTTCGTGCGCCACGCCGGCCGCAAGTTTTCCGATGGACGCCAATTTTTCGGCGTTGCGGATCTGCTGCTCCAACTTTTTCGTCTCCGTCATGTCGCGGGCGATCCCGAGCACGCCGAGAATCCGGCCCTCGGCGCCTTGGAGGGGGGAGACGCTGATCATCGCCGTTCGGATCTCGCCCCGCTTGGTCACGATTTCCACCTCGTACACCTGTTTCGCACCGATATCTAAGGTGGCTTTGAGGCGCCGGCCGCGGTGACGCCGTGAGAGTAACGAGAGATAGGGACGGCCCAGCAGATCGTCCTTGCGATACCCCCAGGCGCCGACCTTGCCGTTGACATAGGTGAATCGCTGCTCCGTATCGAGCGTGTAGATGACGTCGTTGGCGTTTTCCAGCAAATTTTCCAAGTACTGCTTCGTTTCCTCGATTTCCCTTGTCCGTTCCCTCACCTTGATCTCGAGGTCTTCCCGATAGGACTCCAACTGCCGCTCGAGCTTTTTCCGGTCCGTAATGTCCCGCATCTGCACCATGACCAGGTCCCGATCGGCGCCCCCGGCGCCGATCAGATTCATCTCGACCGGCACCACGCGGCCGTCGCAGTGCATGACGGCAATTTCCCTCGTCAAAACCCGCTGGTGGCCGCCTCCGATCTCCGCCAACCATTCCTTGAACTCACGGTGACGGTCCTCTGCGATCAGATCGAGAATGTTCCGCCCGACGACGCCGGCCTCCGCGTAGCCCAGCACCTGTTCCTCGCGCTTGTTCACGGCGGCGATCATTCCCCGGGCGTCGATCATGAACACCGAGTCGGCGACCAGATCGAACAGGGCCTTGTAGCGGGCCTGCGAGGCGGCCAACTGCCGTGTGCGCTCCGAGACGGCCTGCTCCAGTCCCGCCGTATAGCGATGCAGCTCTTGCTCCAACCGGCGCCGCTCCGTGACGTCCCGGACGAAGGCGCGGGAATAAATCAACCCGCCGCGCTCACGGTCGAGAAGCGCCGTGGCGTGAATTTCGACGTCGATCGACCGTCCGTCCTTCGCCACGAGCAGGGTTTCCATGGACCCCTGTCCCCGCGAGACCAATTGCTCGAGAAAATGCAATGTCCGCGGTTCCTCTCCCTTCGGCACCACTTCCCAAAGCCGAAGGGCCAGCATTTCTTCGAGCGTATAGCCCAATTTGTCGAGCCCCGTCTTATTCACGTGGACGAACCGGCCGCCGCGATCCATCTGATAAATCATCTCCGGCGAATGTTCGATCAAATCGCGATACCGCTCCTCCAACTGTTTGACATCGGCCATCTGCCGTTCGATTTGCCCGAACGACCGTTGCAGATTGGCGGCCATGTGATTGAACGCTTCCGCCAGTTGTTCGATTTCATCGCCGGTTTTGAGATCAAGCCGCCGGTCCAACCGTCCGCTCCCGATCTCCCGCGCCCCCTCCTGCAACAGTTTGATCGGACCGGCGATGCGCCCCGCCATCACCACCCCGATTCCGCCGAGCACGGCCAATACCGTTCCGCCGAACAACAGGATCTTGGTCATCAACTCGCCGAGGGGAGCGAAGATTTCTCCGGGATCCTGCCGCACGACGACCAGCCAATGCCGGCCTCCGAGGCTCCCCGCGGCAAGACCGTCGGCGAATCGCACGGGCGCGTACCCGATCATGCCTCCTTCGCTCCCGTGCGAATCGTCATCGACCGACGCCCACCCGGGTTTGAGCGCCCCCAACAGGCCGACGACCTCTGGGCGGATCGTGTGCGCTTCCGGAGCCAGCACCGGACATAGAACCACGACGCCGTCCGAACCGACCAACATGGCGTGCCCCGTGGCGCCGAGTGAAACTTCCGCAATGGAATGGAACACGGTGTCGCGTCGAAGCAGAATCGTGATCGCCCCGATCGCCGTCTTTTGCCCTTCGTCCATGATGGGCACCGCGACGGTCACGACGTGCGTCCCGAAGGCGGGATCGAACGCCACGTCGCCCACGTAGGGCCGCGCCCCGCCGTCTTGCACGACGGCCCGCCACCACGCCGTCTTCTTGTACCAATACTCCACCTGGGGAATGGAACTGATCACCAGGGCTCCCTGCTCGTCCGTCACCAGAATGCCGACGTAGTCGGACTTCCGAATCTCATGCCAGCGGATCAGCGAATTCGTCGAGATTCGGTTGACGAACAACGGAAACTCGCTGCGCGAATCCCGCTGCCCCCAGCGCCGCTGCCAATCCTTGATGATGGCCTCGATGGCGCGGGAATCCTTGCCTTCATAGGTTCGATTGGCTTCCAAGACGGCGGCGCGAAGAAACGGCATGGTGGCGAGCTGTTGCGCCTCGTTGACGGTGCGGGTCACCTGCATTTCGACGCGGCGGGCGGCCTCGACGGCGGCTTCTTTGAAATTCGCTCCCGTTGTCTCGCGTAACGCCCGGCGCTCTTCGAGATAGAGCAGGATCAGAAACAACGTCAGGGGCAGGAGGCCGACCACCACGATCGCCGCGATGATCTTGCGCTGGAGGCTGTGGAACCGGCTCCAGAATGTCATGCCCATCCCATCGGTTGAGGGAAGGTACCGCGGGAGAATCGCTCTGCGGGCGAACGACTCGCGGACCGGCTCGCGGTCTCCGAACGGAACCGTCTTATTCCATCATCCGGCTCAACCGCGTTTCAAGAGCCGGCCCGGCTTGCCCGGCCACAGAAGGACCAGCGGGCTCGCGACAAAGACGGACGAATAGGTGCCGCAAATCACGCCCCACAGGAGCGCCAGCGAAAAGTCGTGCAGCACCTCGCCGCCAGCGATCGTCAAGGGAATCAGCACCAGGATCACCGTCAAGCTGGTGACGATGGTCCGGCTCAGAACCTGATTGACGGCGTTGTTGATCGTGGCTTCTTCGCTCTCCCGACGGCGCACCTTCAGATTTTCCCGGATCCGGTCGAAGACGACGACGGTATCGGTCAGGGAATAGCCGGCCAGCGTCAACAGGGCCGTGACGATGAGCAGCGTGATCTCCTTGTCCAGCACGTAAAACGCGCCGAGCACCGCCAACACGTCGTGAAACGTCGCCAGCGCCGCCGCGACGCCGAACCGCAGCTCGAATCGCGCCGCGATGTACATGATGATCCCGGCGAAGGAAATGAGGATCGCGATGAGCGCGTCCTCCTGAAGCTTTTTGCCGATCGTCGGCCCGATTTCGGTCGTGGAGTCCACCACGAACGAATTGCCGGGGAACTCCTTGGCGAACACCCCGACGATCCGCTCCGCGATCTTTTCCTCGATCGTCGTCGAGGTTTTGACGCGAACAAGCAGCTTGTTGTCCTCCCCGAATTCCTGCAGCTCGGCGTTGCCCACCCCGTTGGACTCCAGCGCCTTTCTCGCTTCGTCGATGCGGATCGGCTGCTCGAACTTCAACTGCACCGCCGTGCCTCCGGCGAAATCGATGCCGAGATTCGCCGCTCCCCGAGCGATCTGAATCACGGCCACGAGCCCCAACGCAACCATGAGACCGGACAAGGCGAAGGTGATCTTGCGCTTGCCCATGAAATCGATGTCGGTTTTTCCTAAGATCTCGAACATGCCTGCTCCTTACCGAACGGGCGAGGGCGGGACTCCGATCCGCGCGCTCCGCCTCGAATTCGCTTCGTTTCAAATACTCAACGTCTGGGCTTTCGGTTGCCGCCTGTACCAGAGGTCGAAAATCACCTTGGTGCCGACCAACGCCGTGAACAGATTGATCGCGATGCCCAGGCACAACGTGACGGCAAACCCCTTGATCGGTCCCGTTCCAAATAAAAAGAGCGCGACCCCGGTGATCAGCGTCGTCACGTGCGAATCGATGATCGTGAGCAACGCTTTGTCGTACCCGGCGTCGATCGCCGTTCGCACGGCCTTGCCGCTCCGCAACTCCTCTCGGATGCGCTCGAAAATCAACACGTTCGAATCGACTCCCATTCCGATCGTAAGCACGATCCCGGCGATGCCCGGCAATGTCAGCGTCGCGTTTAAGGCGGACAGCGCGCCCATCAGACACACCAAGTTCAAAATCAGCGCAAAGTCGGCGATCGCGCCGGAAAGACGGTAATACACGATCATGAACAGGATGACCACCGCTCCCGCGATCAACGTCGCCCTGATGCCCTTGTCGATCGAGTCTTGCCCGAGAGACGGACCGACCGTCAAATCCTGCACGATCTTAAGAGGCGCCGGCAGAGCCCCGGCCCGCAACACGATGGCGAGATCGTTGGCCTCCTGCGTCGTAAAGGTGCCGGTGATTTGGGCGCGTCCGCCTCCGATCCGCTCTTGAATGACGGGGGCCGAATAAATCGTGTTGTCGAGCACGATCGCCATCCGTTTCTTGACATTCTCCGCCGTGATCCGCTCGAACTCCTGGCCTCCCCTGGAATCAAAGGTGATGGACACGTAGGGATCGTTGAATTGCCCGATCGACACCCGCGCGTCGCTCAAGACGTCGCCGGTGAGCATGACCCGCTTCTTGACCAGATACGGAATCCTGTATTCGCGTCCCGTCTCCTTGTCGACCGCGCGCTCGAACAAAATCTCGTCGCCCTCGGGGATCTTGTCCTGAAACTGCCGGATGATTTCCTCTTCCATGTCCTTCGGAATCCGGGCCGGCAGCTCCAACCGCAGTTGGGCGTCCTCGTCCAGCATTTTGAACTCAAGCAGGGCGGTTTCCTTGATCAAGTCCTTGGCCCGTTTTGGCTCTTTGATGCCCGGCAACTGCACGACGATCTGCTTCAAGCCCTGCCGCTGCACGATCGGCTCGGTCACGCCGAACTGATCGATTCGGTTGCGGATCGTCTCCAGGGCCTGATTGATCGCGAAGTCCTTGATGCGCTTGCTCTCCGCTTCGCGCAGTTCCCACACCAGCGAAGTGGACGTTCCGGCCGATTCGTTTTCGGCGAAGGACGGATACTCGTCGATCAGTTTCTGGATCGAGGTTTTGAGTCCCTCATCCCCGAATCGAATCGTGATCTGTTGGGAGGCCGTGCGTTTCACCGACTCGACGGCAATGTTCTTTTCGGCCAGCAAGTCTTGAAGCGACGTCACGGTTCGGTCGACCGTGATCTCCACCGCCCGATCTTCGTCCACCTCCATCACCAGGTGAATGCCGCCCTGCAAGTCAAGACCCAGCGCGATGCCCTTGTCCGGAAGGACGGTCTTCATCCAACCGGGCAGCGTTTGATACAGCGGCTGGTACGACGGCAACGAACATATCACCGACGTCGCGATGACCAGCGCCAACAATCCCAATCGCCCGCTCACCTTCTTCATGATCGCTCCAACCTCTTCGTTTCGGACGGCCTACGCATCTTTTTCTTTGTCCTCGTCTTCCCCGCGCAGCCGCGCGATGTAATCCCGCTGGATCTTGATCCGCGTATTGTCGGCTATTTGGAGGGTGACGGTATGTTTCCCGAGATTGGTGACCGTTCCCCAAATGCCGGACGTGGTCACGACTTTGTCGCCTTTCTTGAGCGCGTCGATCAAGGCCTTCTGCTCTTTCTGCTTCTTCTGCTGCGGCCGAATCAGCAGAAAGTAAAAGATGATGAAAATCAGAATAAAGGGAACGAGGGAAAGCAGCCCTCCCGGGCCTTGCCCGCCGGCCCCCGCCCCGTTCGCCCCGGCCCCCTGGGCCCATGCTATGGATTCCATCAACATAACGAACGATCTCCTCTTTCCTTGTTGTGGACGCTGTCTCCCGCCGCAACGACCTCCGGGTCTTCCCGCGCCGCGGCGCTCGACGGTTCCTGCGCGTGGCTGCGATAAAAAGCCGCTCGAAATTCCGAAAACGTTCCTTGCTCGACGGCCGCTCGGACACGGCGCATCAGATCCGAAAAATACCAAAGGTTATGAATGGTGTTCAGCCGCGAGGCCAACATTTCTTTCACCGAGAACAGATGATGAAGATACGCCCGCGAGTAGCGCCCGCAGACCGGGCACCCGCAGTCGGGATCGACCGGCCGCTCATCTCGGGCGTATCGGGCTTGTTTGATGACCACCCGTCCCGCGGTCGTAAACAACGAGCCGGTCCGTCCATGTCGCGAGGGCGCGACGCAGTCGAAGAGGTCGATGCCGCGAAAGACCCCTTCGATCAGATCTTCCGGGTATCCCACTCCCATCAGATACCGCGGCTTGTTCTCCGGCAGTTCCGGCACCGTCGCGTCGAGCATCGCGTACATCTCGGCCTTGCTTTCTCCCACGGACAGGCCGCCGACCGCATAGCCGTCGAATCCCATGGCCGTAAGGTCTCTCGCCGAGCGGACGCGCAGATCCGCGTCCAGACCGCCCTGCACGATCCCGAACAGGGCTTGGTCGTTTCTGCGCCGACCGGCCAAACAACGTTCGGCCCATAACTTGGTTCGCCGCACACTGTCCACCACCGCCTCGCGGCTCGCGGGCAACGCGACGCAGTGATCGAAGGCCATGATGATATCGGCTCCCAACGCTTCTTGGATTTCAACGGCGATTTCCGGGGTGATGAAATGACTCGATCCGTCGATGTGCGATTGGAAGACGACGCCTTCGTCCGTCACCTTGCATAACTTGGCCAAACTGAACACCTGAAAGCCCCCGCTGTCCGTCAAAATCGCTCCGGGCCAGCCGGTAAAGGCGTGCAGTCCGCCCATCTCGGCCACGATCTTGTGCCCCGGACGGAGGTAGAGATGATAGGCGTTGTTCAACAACAACCGGAATCCCATGAGCTGCAGATCGTCCGGCGCCAGTCCCTTGACCGGCCCCAACGAACCGACCGGCATGAACGTCGGCGTATCGATGACGGCTCGCGCGGTGCACAATCGGCCGACCCTGGCTTTGGATTGCCGATCCTGTTGTTGAAGCCGATACTGGATCATGCCGCGCCCTTCTTTTTTCACATCTGCTCGGGCGCGGAAATTCCCAGCACCGTCAGACCGTTTCTGATGACTTGCTGAACGCCGCGCATGAGGGCCAGCCTGGCGGCGGTCCGCTTGGGCGTCAGTTCCTCGGCCGATCCCGCCTCATCGTGTTCCTGACCGCCCGCGGGAGGGAGGATCCGATGTTTGTTGTAAAAGGTATGCAGCAGCGCCGCGAGCTGTTGGAGATAATACGTGACACGATGGGGCTCGAACGTGGACGCGCTGGTCTGAAGGATGTCCGGATAGACGGAGAGCTTTCGAATCAGCCCCAATTCGTCAGGATCGGTCAAGGGGGCGAGGTCCGTCTCGTTCGGTCGAGGGCACTCAATGCCCCGCGAGGCGGCCGTCCGCCACAAGCTCGCGATACGAGCGTGGGCGTATTGCACGTAGTACACCGGATTGTCCGCCGATCGTTGCTTGGCCAGTTCCAGATCAAAGTCAAGATGAGTCCGTGAGTCCCTCATGAGGAAAAAGAACTTCGCGGCATCGGCGCCCACTTCGTCGATGACTTCGCGCATGGTCACGAACGAACCGGTCCGCTTTGACATCTTGACTTCGACCCCGGCCCGCAGGAGTTTGACGAGTTGAACCAACACCACCCGCAACCGCTCCTTCGGATGGCCGTAGGCCTGCATCACGGCCTCCATGCGGGGGATGTAGCCGTGGTGGTCGGCTCCCCACACGTCGACCAGCAGATCATATCCGCGCCGCAGCTTGTCCCGATGATAGGCGATGTCCGACGCCAGGTAGGTGTATTCGCCGTCCTGCTTCTTGACGACACGGTCTTTTTCATCGCCGAAGGTCGTGGAACGAAACCACAGTGCGCCCTCTTGCTCAAACAAAAGGCCGCGGGCTTGCAAATCGTCCAAAGCCTGCTCCACCGCCCCGGACTTGAGCAACGACTCTTCGCTGAACCACGACTGAAATTCGACGCCGAACGACGCAAGGTCCCCACGGATCAATTCCAACAGTTCCTGATAAGCGAGCATACGGCATCGCGCCTCGATCTCCGCCGGATCGGACGGTCCCGTCTCGTCGTCGAGCTTCTGCTTGAGGCGTCGGGCCACATCGTTGATATAGGCGCCGTGGTAGCCTTCTTCCGGAAATTCGGCAGGCTGCCCGCAGAGTTCTCGGTAACGCGCATAGACCGACGCTCCCAACAGTTTCATCTGTCTGCCGGCGTCGTTGATATAGTACTCGCTGGTCACGTCATACCCGACTGCTTCCAACAGGCGGGCGACGGCCTGCCCGACCGCCGCTCCCCGTCCGTGCCCGACATGGAGTGGACCGGTGGGATTAGCGCTGACATATTCGACGAGGACGCGATGTCCCCGTCCCACGTCGGCTTTGCCGTAGGCGTCTCCTCTCGCATCGATCTCTCGTAACACTTCGTGCCACAGGGTCGGCTTGATCGTCAGGTTCAAAAATCCAGGGCGGACAATTTCCACCCGCTCGAAGAGCTGCTCCGTTTCCGTGAGATGTTCGGCGATAATCTCGGCGATCTCGTGAGGTCCTTTTTTTTCCGACGGCGCCAAGGACATCGCGATCGTCGTCGCCAATTCTCCCCATTCCGGACGTTTTGGCGCGTCCAGAGTCAACGCCGGCCAGGTTTCCGTCTTCAATCGGCCCTTTTTCTTGGCCTCATTGAGCGCACCGAGCAAGGCGGTGGCAACCATTTCTTGGACGATGCCGTGAGACACGTCTAATCTCCTAAGTTCTTAGCAAAGAAGGAGAAAATGAACGGGCCACTTTAGCACACGGGTCTGGTGGAGACAAGGTAGAGTCCGGGTGGTGGTCTTGTGATTTGATTATCGATTGCTCATGTTTTCTCCACGCGTCCAGTATCTGTTCCGGGGAAATGGCCAAACAGACTCTTTCGGAACAAGCGGTGACGTGCTCCCACGAAGGGCACTTGCACGGTCCTGCGTGCAAGACAATCACGTGCGATCCTTTGGGCGCCCATCGGGCTGGGTCGGTCGGCCCGAAGAGTGCAACGGTGGGGACTCTCAACAGCCCTGCCAAGTGAGTGATGCCTGAGTCATGTCCGATGTACACCCGCGCTCGGAGAAGCGCACCGGCGACGGTCGTCAAATCGGTATCGCGTAAGACGGGGAGAGGACGGCCTATTTTCTCGACGATGGCCTTCACGGCTTCTCGGTCGGCCGGACCTTCCAGGAGAAGACACTGTGTCTCCGCGTTTTTTAATTCGTCAATGACAGAGGCCAACGCTTCCGGCCTTGTACACTTTGCTCGGCTCCCGCTCCCCGGATGAATCATCACCATGGGACGATCAAGAGCAATGCCCCGTTTTGCCAGGCACATCTCTCCGCTCTGCTTGAGCACCGACGGAACGGGTATCCGCGGCACAACGGCCGGACCATGCCCTCGTTGTCCGATCGCTTCGCAAAAACGGTCACTCTGATGCGTCGCCGTCACAGTGGGGTCGAAGGGTGATCGTATGCGCACGTGGCCGATACCCCTCATTTTGAGACGTTTCTCAATAAGACCGTCATCATCCTTCAACCACCCGATGGCAAGCTCACAATCCTGAATCCAGGAGTACTTCTCGCTCGACGGAAACGATTCTTCACCGAACAAGAGATCCCGAATGGCGCCGGTTTCAAAAGAAACCCACTCTTCCACCACGTTACATTCCGACAGAAGTCGCCCGACGGGTTCATGGGAAGCGAGGACATATCGGTGGTTCGGATAACCGGCCCGAAGCCGTTGAAGAGCCGGAACCGCAAGGAGGACGTCACCGAGAGAGCCCGGATGAATGACGAGAACGGTTTTGGGCATTGACGTTTAACTTCCAATGCGAGGGCTTCCCGCCATTTTTCTGGCCGCTTCCAGCTCCTCCGGCGTGTTGACATTGAAAAACGACCGCCCCTCCGGGTCAAGGCCGCTCATTTCCGTCTGCTTGACCCATCGAACCCGAAGACTCGCCTCATCAACAACGTCTTTTATACTGAGCCGGCCGCTCTGCACCATCTTCTCGATGACCGGCAGGCACCGACTGCTATAAAGCGCATGTGTCGGTTGCGGGCCGAACTCGGAACGCGGAATCACGACATCCACATTGTCTTTCAATGAAACCAGGTATCGGATCACGATCGGACTTATGAATGGCATGTCGCAGGCGACCGCAAAAATATATGGTGTCCGCGATAGTTTCAATCCCGTGTAGATCCCTCCTAGACTTCCACGATTTGGGATAAGATCCCTCCACACCGGTGTGGCGGCCTCGATCATCGTGGAATCATCTCCGACCACGATACTCACGCTCTGAAAGACGCCCTGCAACACGGCGAGGCTCCGCTCAAGAAGAGTATGTTCGCCCACGGAGAGAAATCTTTTATCCTTTCCCATCCGCCGACTTCGGCCACCGGCGAGGAGAATACCCGTGACGTCGGAGATCATTTCTTTCTTCTGAACAATCGATGGGTAAAAACAAAGAGGGGGTGGGAAAATCCCACCCCCTCTCTCGCTTGCCAATATTCTCGTGAGGCCAACCCGTTTACAGGGTTTTTCCTTTCTTCTTGTTGGCGCGGCGCGTCAAGACCCACCCTTCGAGAAACACAACGCCGACGGCAATGACAACAGGATAAATGTAGGTTTCTTGTGGGATCGGAGGATTCATA
This sequence is a window from Candidatus Nitrospira inopinata. Protein-coding genes within it:
- the mobA gene encoding molybdenum cofactor guanylyltransferase, with amino-acid sequence MISDVTGILLAGGRSRRMGKDKRFLSVGEHTLLERSLAVLQGVFQSVSIVVGDDSTMIEAATPVWRDLIPNRGSLGGIYTGLKLSRTPYIFAVACDMPFISPIVIRYLVSLKDNVDVVIPRSEFGPQPTHALYSSRCLPVIEKMVQSGRLSIKDVVDEASLRVRWVKQTEMSGLDPEGRSFFNVNTPEELEAARKMAGSPRIGS